A window of Sulfurimonas gotlandica GD1 contains these coding sequences:
- a CDS encoding transporter substrate-binding domain-containing protein, with protein sequence MKPLLVYLASFVLFVTSLFSSELNLSKDEIEWIKNNPVVKFGADKGWPPFDFLDKNGNYAGLSSEYIKIIEKKSGLKIKVYPVVWADALKSAKSKEYDGLTCVVETEDRKKYLRFSDAYLNVPMVIINRSKNSDIKSMEDLVGKSVSINKDSYVHEWLKSNHPKIKLHLTKSNEESLEAVSVGKAEAYIGNLAVATYIINKYLINNLKVITKVKGFNTSIGMAVDKDNEILFSIIQKSLKSITTQEDQEIKSRWRRVFSLEEKSQLLEFSKKQQDWISRHQVIEYTGDPDWLPFEAADKDKQHIGIAAEYVKEIQKYTGITFKYVASSTWQEAISKVKDASVSMIVETIDSKLDLQYTQAFISNSIIIVMNDDSSYVENLNMIADKKIAVIKEYGYVPKLRQEYKNIVFYEVNNIQEGLSAISTGKYDALLCTFTLGSYMISEMGLHNVQIVGKTMVSADVGFGVVKEYSPLVEIINKVLNSIDKKQKHDILTKWTNQKYVEKVDYTLVWQLVGIFIFFIFGTLYWNRKLSVEIAKRKQAQEELFEVNKKLEEAKDIAVNANKAKSDFLSNMSHEIRTPMNAILGFAELLDKRVEDKKSKSFIKTIRSSGQTLLYLINDILNLSKIESGKLELVKSRVNIQNICEETINIFKLQAKQKGLQLQLDINKEMPKAILIDSIRLSEILINLIGNAIKFTEEGYVKLVVNVDEVYEHTSKVDLTIRVEDSGIGIEKINQDKIFNIFEQTENQDVKKYGGTGLGLAISRKLSKLMGGSLEVESVLGKGSSFIIEFKSIDIASVSDEEHVRESEEIEENIKFEKSVVLVVDDVQENRDLVRESLVEAGVEILEAVNGKEAIEVFNRKDIDLILMDIRMPIMDGYTATKLIKASSSVPIVALTASIMQDELKKLEDERFDGYLRKPVSKKALYKEISKFLDFKSTPSSSEKSIDDISVDNTENLIIFLNRVEKEIEELYVEALQTNDINKIENFALILKEIASEYMINYIIKYSEELLEKVDSFDITGISLMLDKYENIIKDLKSKL encoded by the coding sequence GTGAAGCCTCTCTTAGTATATTTAGCATCTTTTGTTTTATTTGTAACTTCGTTGTTCTCATCAGAACTTAACTTATCAAAAGATGAGATTGAGTGGATTAAAAATAACCCTGTAGTAAAATTTGGTGCTGATAAAGGATGGCCGCCTTTTGATTTTCTTGATAAAAATGGAAATTATGCAGGTCTTTCATCTGAGTATATAAAAATCATTGAGAAAAAAAGTGGTTTAAAAATCAAAGTTTATCCTGTTGTATGGGCGGATGCTTTGAAATCTGCAAAAAGTAAAGAGTATGACGGTCTTACTTGTGTGGTTGAAACTGAAGATAGAAAAAAATATCTAAGATTCTCAGATGCTTACCTTAACGTTCCAATGGTGATTATAAATAGGTCAAAAAACAGTGATATAAAGTCTATGGAAGATCTTGTCGGTAAAAGTGTTTCTATCAATAAAGATTCATATGTACACGAATGGTTAAAGTCTAATCACCCTAAAATAAAGCTGCATCTGACAAAGTCAAATGAAGAGTCTCTCGAAGCAGTTTCAGTTGGTAAGGCTGAAGCCTATATTGGTAATTTAGCGGTTGCTACATATATTATAAATAAATATCTAATTAACAATTTAAAGGTAATTACTAAAGTTAAAGGCTTTAACACATCTATTGGTATGGCAGTAGATAAAGATAACGAGATACTCTTTAGCATTATTCAAAAGAGTCTTAAAAGCATCACTACGCAAGAAGATCAAGAGATAAAAAGCAGATGGAGAAGAGTTTTTAGCCTTGAAGAAAAAAGCCAACTATTGGAATTTTCAAAAAAACAGCAAGATTGGATAAGCAGACATCAAGTCATAGAATATACAGGTGATCCGGATTGGCTTCCTTTTGAAGCTGCTGATAAAGATAAGCAACATATAGGAATAGCAGCAGAGTATGTTAAAGAGATTCAAAAGTATACAGGTATTACATTTAAATATGTTGCCTCTTCAACGTGGCAAGAAGCAATTAGCAAAGTAAAAGACGCTAGTGTCTCTATGATAGTTGAAACTATAGACTCTAAGTTAGATTTACAGTATACGCAAGCATTTATATCCAACTCAATAATTATTGTAATGAATGATGATTCTAGCTATGTAGAAAATTTAAATATGATAGCTGACAAAAAGATAGCGGTTATAAAAGAGTATGGATATGTTCCAAAACTAAGACAAGAATATAAAAATATTGTTTTTTATGAAGTTAATAATATACAAGAAGGTTTAAGTGCTATCTCAACCGGTAAGTATGATGCTTTGTTATGTACATTCACATTAGGCAGCTATATGATTTCTGAGATGGGACTGCATAATGTTCAAATTGTTGGTAAAACAATGGTGTCTGCAGATGTTGGTTTTGGGGTTGTAAAAGAGTATTCACCATTAGTTGAGATAATAAATAAAGTTCTAAATAGCATTGATAAAAAACAAAAACACGATATTTTAACTAAATGGACAAATCAAAAATATGTAGAAAAAGTTGATTACACGCTTGTTTGGCAATTAGTCGGTATATTTATATTCTTTATTTTTGGAACACTATATTGGAATAGAAAACTATCTGTTGAGATAGCTAAAAGAAAGCAGGCTCAAGAGGAGTTGTTTGAAGTAAATAAAAAGCTTGAAGAGGCAAAAGACATAGCTGTAAATGCCAACAAAGCAAAGAGTGACTTTTTGTCCAATATGAGTCATGAGATACGAACGCCGATGAATGCAATTTTAGGTTTTGCTGAACTTCTTGATAAAAGAGTAGAAGATAAAAAATCAAAATCATTTATTAAAACTATTCGCTCTTCAGGACAAACACTTCTATATTTAATCAATGATATTTTAAACCTCTCAAAAATAGAATCAGGAAAACTTGAATTAGTAAAAAGTAGAGTAAATATACAAAATATATGTGAAGAAACTATAAATATTTTTAAATTGCAAGCTAAACAAAAAGGTCTGCAATTACAACTAGACATTAATAAAGAGATGCCAAAAGCTATATTGATTGATTCAATAAGATTGAGCGAAATACTAATAAACTTAATAGGAAATGCGATTAAGTTTACAGAAGAAGGCTATGTAAAATTAGTTGTAAATGTTGATGAAGTATATGAACATACCAGTAAAGTTGATCTAACTATAAGAGTTGAGGACAGTGGTATAGGAATAGAAAAAATTAATCAAGATAAAATTTTTAATATATTTGAGCAGACAGAAAATCAAGACGTTAAAAAGTATGGTGGCACTGGACTCGGTCTTGCTATTAGTAGAAAATTATCAAAACTAATGGGTGGATCACTTGAAGTTGAGAGTGTGCTGGGTAAAGGGTCTAGTTTTATTATTGAATTTAAGAGTATTGATATAGCTTCTGTAAGTGATGAAGAACACGTTAGAGAGAGTGAAGAAATTGAAGAGAATATAAAATTTGAAAAATCAGTTGTTTTAGTTGTAGATGATGTTCAGGAGAATCGAGACTTGGTTAGAGAGAGTCTAGTCGAAGCAGGTGTAGAAATATTAGAAGCAGTTAATGGAAAAGAAGCAATAGAAGTTTTCAATCGTAAAGATATTGATTTGATATTAATGGATATTAGAATGCCGATTATGGATGGATATACGGCAACTAAGCTTATTAAAGCATCTAGTTCAGTCCCAATTGTTGCATTAACAGCATCTATAATGCAAGATGAACTTAAAAAACTAGAGGATGAAAGGTTTGATGGATACTTAAGAAAACCAGTTTCAAAAAAAGCCTTATACAAAGAAATATCAAAGTTCTTAGATTTTAAAAGCACTCCTTCTTCTTCTGAAAAAAGTATAGATGACATCAGTGTTGATAATACTGAGAATTTAATAATATTTTTAAATCGTGTAGAAAAAGAAATAGAAGAATTATATGTAGAAGCTTTACAAACAAATGATATAAACAAAATAGAAAATTTTGCTTTAATATTAAAAGAAATAGCTTCTGAGTATATGATAAACTATATCATAAAATATTCTGAAGAACTTTTAGAAAAAGTTGACTCGTTTGACATAACTGGGATAAGTCTAATGTTAGACAAATATGAAAATATAATTAAAGATTTAAAATCTAAATTATAG
- a CDS encoding manganese-dependent inorganic pyrophosphatase, with the protein MSTYIFGHTNPDSDSIVGAISLAYLKNHLGEECIPTRQGEISPETEFILNKFGADVPELKTSYAGEKVYIVDFSDLGQAPKDIMEATILGIYDHHKLGDLTTSTPLECWIRPIGCSNTVIKEAYDYHGVEIPKDIAGMMLCAILSDTVIFKSPTCTKIDTKAVKELAAIAGVEDYKALGMEMFIVKSAVEGATARALNTRDYKEFAMGNEKLGVGQLEVVDLSVFDKMKDDLFADMKKLKEEGGLHSVIILLTDIMKEGSQLLVVSDDESKIESAFDCKLEDSQVWLDGVLSRKKQVIPFLQPQF; encoded by the coding sequence ATGTCAACATATATTTTTGGACATACAAATCCTGATTCTGATTCTATCGTTGGGGCTATCTCTCTTGCATATCTTAAAAATCACCTTGGTGAAGAGTGTATACCGACACGTCAAGGTGAAATATCTCCTGAGACTGAGTTTATACTAAATAAGTTTGGAGCAGATGTACCTGAGCTTAAGACTTCTTATGCTGGTGAAAAAGTTTATATAGTTGATTTTTCTGATTTAGGACAAGCTCCTAAAGATATTATGGAAGCTACTATTTTAGGAATATATGATCATCATAAACTTGGTGACTTAACTACTTCTACTCCGCTAGAGTGCTGGATCAGACCTATTGGTTGTTCAAACACTGTAATTAAAGAAGCTTATGATTATCACGGTGTAGAGATTCCAAAAGATATTGCAGGAATGATGCTATGTGCAATCCTAAGTGATACTGTAATCTTTAAATCTCCAACATGTACTAAAATAGATACTAAAGCAGTTAAAGAACTAGCAGCTATAGCTGGAGTTGAAGACTACAAAGCTCTTGGTATGGAGATGTTCATTGTTAAATCTGCAGTAGAGGGCGCAACTGCTCGTGCATTAAATACTCGTGATTACAAAGAGTTTGCAATGGGTAACGAGAAGTTAGGTGTTGGACAACTTGAAGTAGTTGATTTAAGTGTGTTTGATAAGATGAAAGATGATCTTTTTGCAGATATGAAAAAGTTAAAAGAAGAGGGTGGTTTACACTCAGTAATCATTCTTTTAACAGACATCATGAAAGAAGGGTCTCAACTTCTTGTAGTTAGTGATGATGAGAGTAAAATAGAGAGTGCTTTTGATTGTAAACTAGAAGACTCTCAAGTTTGGCTAGACGGTGTTCTTAGCCGTAAGAAACAAGTTATTCCTTTCTTACAACCTCAATTTTAA
- a CDS encoding flagellar basal body-associated FliL family protein, whose amino-acid sequence MFQKVVKILIGIIVTLIVGMLLVYGVSKSDFSKIQKYDEKDNSISDVRSRMKGPSEQKEKIAKERYYTTKVKIKEGSMASLGDFTVNISGNRKLTANISLKFKEKKSNSWLSGDSVEEEIIAKGDILRSAVIHTISGSKNATVANNLMKKELVNNINNHLSDGEVEEVYFNRFIIQ is encoded by the coding sequence ATGTTTCAAAAAGTTGTAAAAATACTTATAGGCATCATTGTAACACTTATTGTAGGGATGCTACTTGTATATGGTGTCTCTAAGTCAGATTTTAGCAAGATACAAAAATATGATGAAAAAGACAATAGTATCAGTGATGTAAGAAGCAGAATGAAAGGTCCATCTGAACAAAAAGAAAAAATAGCTAAAGAGCGTTACTACACTACAAAAGTAAAAATTAAAGAAGGCAGTATGGCTAGTCTTGGTGATTTTACTGTAAATATCTCTGGAAACAGAAAACTAACTGCAAATATATCTTTAAAATTCAAAGAGAAAAAAAGTAATAGCTGGTTAAGCGGGGATAGTGTTGAAGAAGAAATTATCGCTAAAGGTGATATTTTAAGAAGTGCTGTTATACATACGATTTCTGGTAGTAAAAACGCTACCGTAGCAAATAATCTAATGAAAAAAGAGTTGGTTAATAATATAAATAACCACCTCTCAGATGGAGAGGTAGAAGAAGTTTATTTTAATAGGTTTATAATTCAGTAG
- a CDS encoding AMP-binding protein, translating into MNYPYENLENFTLPRLFDRSVNRYGEEPSLAKVGEEPMSYNQLNEKVKATVQLLQKSGISKGDKVVLLSENMPNWAVAYFSVTYFNAVIVPILPDFHPSDVHHIIRHSEAKAVFVSDKFLPTIEDANDLNIQLVINLEKLEIIEEISNQSYISQLKQKISKSSIKITEPKEDDLAAIIYTSGTTGHSKGVMLSHKNLVTNALSSFSKITIHKSDIFLSILPLAHTLECTVGLIVPILHGSSVHYIDKVPTPSVLLKAFSVVRPTMMLSVPLIIEKIYKNKVLAKFNSSFILKHLYKIPFFRKILNKAAGKKLIETFGGRVRFFGIGGAALSPFVEQFLMEAEFPYIIGYGLTETSPLIAGGSIIDGIVKVKSTGTPFYGVTVKIKDKDPKTGEGEIIVKSPSVMLGYYKDEEKTKEVMEDGWFLTGDLGYMDEDGFLFISGRSKNVIIGSGGENIYPEQIEAVINQNEAVLDSLVMEQDSKLIARVHLDYEMIDEMFKADRASDAKVKEDIANFLEELRVDVNTQVASFSKVNKFVEQIEPFIKTPTKKIKRYLYVE; encoded by the coding sequence ATGAACTACCCATATGAAAATTTAGAAAACTTTACACTTCCAAGACTATTCGACAGATCTGTAAATAGATATGGAGAGGAGCCCTCACTGGCGAAGGTAGGCGAAGAGCCTATGAGCTATAATCAACTAAACGAAAAAGTTAAAGCAACAGTACAACTACTTCAAAAAAGCGGTATCTCAAAAGGTGATAAAGTTGTACTTTTAAGTGAAAATATGCCTAACTGGGCAGTAGCTTACTTTTCTGTTACTTATTTTAATGCTGTTATTGTTCCTATTCTTCCAGATTTTCATCCTTCTGATGTTCACCATATCATTAGACACTCAGAAGCTAAAGCTGTTTTTGTATCAGATAAATTTTTACCAACGATTGAAGATGCCAACGATTTAAATATACAACTGGTAATAAACTTGGAAAAACTTGAGATAATTGAAGAGATAAGCAATCAAAGTTATATATCTCAACTAAAGCAAAAAATCTCTAAATCTTCTATTAAGATTACAGAGCCAAAAGAAGATGACTTAGCGGCAATCATATACACTTCTGGCACAACAGGACATTCTAAAGGAGTAATGCTCTCTCATAAAAATCTTGTTACAAATGCTCTTTCATCATTTTCTAAAATTACAATACATAAGAGTGATATTTTCTTATCTATACTTCCTTTGGCACATACTCTAGAGTGTACAGTTGGTTTAATAGTTCCCATACTTCATGGCAGTAGTGTTCATTACATAGATAAGGTACCAACTCCTAGTGTACTTTTAAAAGCATTTAGTGTTGTACGACCGACTATGATGTTAAGCGTTCCTTTAATCATAGAAAAAATCTACAAGAACAAAGTTCTAGCTAAATTTAACAGTTCATTTATTCTAAAGCATCTATATAAAATACCATTTTTCAGAAAAATACTAAACAAAGCTGCTGGAAAAAAGCTGATAGAAACATTTGGTGGAAGAGTAAGATTCTTCGGTATAGGAGGAGCAGCTCTATCTCCTTTTGTAGAGCAGTTTCTAATGGAAGCAGAGTTTCCTTATATTATTGGTTACGGCTTAACAGAGACATCTCCTCTTATTGCCGGTGGCTCGATTATAGATGGCATTGTTAAAGTAAAATCAACAGGAACTCCTTTTTATGGTGTAACAGTTAAGATAAAAGACAAAGATCCAAAAACAGGTGAAGGAGAAATCATAGTTAAATCTCCCAGCGTGATGCTTGGTTACTACAAAGATGAAGAAAAAACAAAAGAAGTCATGGAAGATGGATGGTTTTTAACCGGAGACTTAGGCTATATGGATGAAGACGGATTTTTATTTATCAGTGGACGAAGCAAAAATGTAATAATCGGCTCAGGTGGGGAAAACATCTATCCAGAACAGATAGAAGCTGTTATTAACCAAAACGAAGCTGTTCTTGATTCACTTGTAATGGAGCAGGATTCTAAACTAATAGCAAGAGTACATTTAGACTATGAGATGATTGATGAGATGTTTAAAGCAGATAGAGCTTCAGATGCTAAGGTTAAAGAAGATATAGCAAACTTTTTAGAAGAGTTAAGAGTTGATGTAAACACTCAAGTTGCATCTTTTTCTAAAGTAAATAAATTTGTTGAACAGATAGAACCGTTTATAAAAACTCCAACTAAAAAAATTAAACGCTACCTCTATGTTGAGTAG
- a CDS encoding YgiQ family radical SAM protein yields MDALGWDQCDVILVSGDAYIDSPFIGVAMVGRMLERLGYKVGMIGQPDIKSDVDIKRLGEPRLYWGVSGGSVDSMVSNYTATKKFRNSDDYTPGGKNDKRPDRALSVYCNLIRQHFKGTVPLVLGGIEASLRRVTHYDYWVDKLKKPVIFDAKADILIYGMGEIALEQVTAALASGDDYRDIRGVCYISKEPVHEYIQLPSHQECLDDKEKYIDLFDDFYDNNDPISAKGLCQPVDSRYLIQNPPCDYLDEREMDANSNLPFTRELHPYYAKMGKVKCLETIKFSIMTHHGCWGECNFCAIGVHQGRTIRTRTEGNILEEAKEFNKYKDYKGIISDVGGPTANMYGYECGKKLKKGTCDDIRCVDADRLCKVMHVDHGRNINLLRKIREVDGVRKAFVASGVRYDLITADKKHGYSYLKEMVDHHISGQMKVAPEHTQQHVLELMGKPGKETLVDFKKMYDKLNKESGKPQFLTYYLIAAHPGCEEKDMHELKRFTTDELKMNPEQAQVFTPTPGTYSAVMYYTELDPKTRKKIFVEKDTKRKEKQKQIVVKKDSFCSGFAS; encoded by the coding sequence ATGGATGCCTTAGGCTGGGATCAGTGTGATGTGATTTTAGTTAGTGGAGATGCATATATTGATTCTCCATTTATCGGTGTAGCTATGGTTGGTCGCATGCTGGAGCGTCTTGGTTATAAAGTAGGTATGATAGGTCAGCCTGATATCAAAAGTGATGTTGATATTAAGAGACTTGGTGAGCCTAGACTCTACTGGGGTGTAAGTGGCGGCAGTGTTGATAGTATGGTTTCAAACTATACCGCTACAAAGAAGTTTAGAAACTCTGATGACTATACTCCTGGCGGGAAAAATGACAAAAGGCCAGATCGTGCTCTTAGTGTTTACTGTAATCTTATCCGCCAACACTTTAAAGGTACAGTTCCGTTAGTCCTTGGCGGTATTGAAGCAAGTTTGCGAAGAGTTACTCACTATGATTATTGGGTTGACAAGCTCAAAAAACCGGTTATCTTTGATGCTAAAGCCGATATACTTATCTATGGTATGGGTGAAATAGCACTAGAACAAGTAACAGCTGCTCTGGCATCTGGAGATGATTATAGAGATATACGAGGTGTTTGTTATATTTCAAAAGAGCCTGTTCATGAATATATACAACTCCCATCACATCAAGAGTGTTTAGATGATAAAGAGAAGTATATAGACCTCTTTGATGATTTCTATGATAACAATGACCCCATAAGTGCAAAAGGACTTTGTCAGCCTGTAGATAGCCGTTACCTTATTCAAAATCCTCCATGTGATTACTTGGATGAAAGAGAGATGGATGCTAACTCTAATTTGCCATTTACAAGAGAGTTGCATCCTTACTATGCAAAGATGGGCAAGGTAAAGTGTTTAGAGACAATAAAGTTCTCTATCATGACTCACCATGGATGCTGGGGAGAGTGTAACTTCTGTGCTATTGGTGTTCACCAAGGTAGAACAATCCGTACTCGCACAGAGGGAAACATACTTGAAGAAGCAAAAGAGTTCAACAAGTACAAAGACTACAAAGGCATCATAAGTGATGTTGGAGGTCCAACTGCTAACATGTACGGATATGAGTGTGGGAAGAAGCTTAAAAAGGGTACATGTGATGATATTCGTTGTGTAGATGCTGATCGTCTATGTAAGGTTATGCATGTTGACCATGGAAGAAATATAAACCTGCTTAGAAAAATAAGAGAAGTGGACGGTGTCAGAAAAGCCTTTGTAGCATCTGGTGTTAGATATGACCTAATTACTGCAGATAAAAAGCATGGATACTCTTACTTAAAAGAGATGGTTGACCATCACATATCAGGACAGATGAAAGTTGCCCCTGAACATACACAACAACATGTTCTTGAACTTATGGGTAAACCTGGCAAAGAGACACTGGTTGACTTTAAAAAGATGTATGATAAGTTAAATAAAGAGTCCGGAAAACCACAGTTTTTAACTTACTATCTTATTGCAGCGCATCCGGGATGTGAAGAAAAAGATATGCATGAGTTAAAGAGATTTACAACAGACGAGTTAAAGATGAATCCAGAACAGGCTCAGGTATTTACTCCTACTCCTGGAACTTACTCGGCTGTTATGTATTATACAGAGTTAGATCCAAAAACTCGTAAGAAAATCTTTGTAGAAAAAGATACAAAAAGAAAAGAAAAACAGAAGCAGATTGTAGTTAAAAAAGATAGCTTTTGTAGTGGATTTGCTTCTTAA
- a CDS encoding PAS domain-containing protein yields MTLQKNHNLSHEIVLDDVKCILSTTDLKGTIKYTNPYFSEVSGYSKKELLGSPHNIIRHPDMPKVMFKLMWDRIKDDNNVSMIVKNRAKDGKYYWVTTFFEKKYHPVTKESDGYLAILHAAPKNAIRAIEPLYKRLRNIEAKYGIHASQDYLIKYLMKEGKTYDQYVAELTQQKNLVSEFFKTINKLTS; encoded by the coding sequence ATGACACTGCAAAAAAATCATAACTTATCTCATGAAATTGTATTAGACGATGTAAAATGTATATTAAGTACAACAGATCTCAAGGGAACAATTAAATATACAAATCCTTATTTTAGTGAGGTTAGTGGATATTCAAAAAAGGAGCTTCTTGGCTCTCCACACAATATAATTCGTCATCCTGATATGCCAAAAGTAATGTTTAAACTTATGTGGGATCGAATCAAAGATGATAACAATGTATCAATGATTGTAAAAAACAGAGCTAAAGATGGAAAATACTATTGGGTTACAACTTTCTTTGAAAAAAAGTATCATCCAGTAACTAAAGAGAGTGATGGATATTTAGCAATTTTACACGCTGCTCCAAAAAATGCAATAAGAGCCATAGAGCCTCTGTACAAAAGACTCAGAAATATAGAAGCAAAATATGGAATCCATGCTTCACAAGATTATCTTATCAAATATCTTATGAAAGAAGGTAAAACATACGATCAATATGTCGCAGAGTTGACTCAACAAAAAAACTTAGTCTCTGAGTTTTTTAAAACTATAAATAAACTGACTTCGTAA
- a CDS encoding S4 domain-containing protein, with product MRIDKFLNSVNITKRRSVAQDMISNKVVLINEIVAKASKNVDVGSIISIIYLNETKKYEVLQIPTTKSTPKSLQDQYIKEV from the coding sequence ATGAGAATTGATAAATTTTTAAATTCAGTAAATATAACTAAACGTCGCTCCGTCGCTCAAGACATGATAAGTAATAAAGTTGTTTTGATAAATGAAATAGTAGCAAAAGCTAGTAAAAACGTTGACGTAGGCAGTATTATAAGTATTATCTATCTTAATGAAACAAAAAAATATGAAGTACTTCAAATCCCTACAACAAAATCAACACCAAAATCACTGCAAGATCAATATATAAAGGAAGTGTAA
- the trpD gene encoding anthranilate phosphoribosyltransferase, whose amino-acid sequence MTYKEAKEQFTSLFNDEMSDDEMREFLVSMKLDENTSVEAIAAAAEVMRSNAIPLPISGELRRKAIDIVGTGGDKIGSFNISSTVALLVAASGSYVAKHGSRSVTSKSGSADMFEKLGVRLDLSIENSARLLEESGFTFMFAQNHHPAMEFIMPVRKSIPDKTIFNILGPLTNPAGVEKSLLGVFDKAFVPKMAEALKINGAKSTMVVSSKEGMDEISISNITYASRLHKGQVHEFKIDPQEYGIKRAPLSAIVGGDASFNAGILHNIFNSVATDAQRDIVLINAASALMVDGMARDIQDGLEIAREVIKKGKAKEKLKQIIEISNKL is encoded by the coding sequence ATGACTTATAAAGAAGCAAAAGAGCAATTTACTTCACTTTTTAATGATGAGATGAGTGATGATGAGATGCGAGAGTTCTTAGTTAGCATGAAACTTGATGAAAATACATCTGTAGAAGCAATAGCTGCTGCTGCTGAAGTGATGAGAAGTAATGCAATCCCTTTGCCTATATCTGGAGAACTTCGTCGTAAGGCAATAGATATAGTTGGTACTGGAGGAGATAAAATCGGAAGTTTTAATATCTCTTCTACTGTTGCACTTTTAGTTGCTGCATCTGGAAGTTATGTTGCAAAGCATGGAAGTCGCTCTGTTACTTCAAAATCAGGTAGTGCAGATATGTTCGAAAAGCTTGGAGTCAGACTTGATCTGAGTATTGAAAACAGTGCCAGACTTTTAGAGGAATCAGGCTTTACTTTTATGTTTGCACAAAATCATCATCCTGCAATGGAATTTATTATGCCTGTTAGAAAAAGCATCCCTGACAAGACTATATTTAACATACTTGGACCTTTAACAAATCCTGCCGGTGTCGAGAAGTCATTGCTTGGTGTATTTGATAAAGCGTTTGTACCAAAAATGGCAGAAGCACTAAAAATAAACGGTGCAAAATCTACCATGGTCGTAAGTTCAAAAGAGGGTATGGATGAGATCAGCATCTCTAATATCACATATGCATCAAGACTTCACAAGGGGCAAGTTCATGAGTTTAAAATAGATCCCCAAGAGTATGGAATAAAACGAGCTCCCCTTAGTGCTATTGTTGGTGGAGATGCATCTTTTAATGCTGGAATTTTGCACAATATTTTTAATTCAGTGGCTACGGATGCACAGAGAGATATTGTACTTATTAATGCAGCATCTGCGCTTATGGTCGATGGAATGGCTAGGGATATTCAAGATGGGCTTGAAATTGCACGTGAAGTGATAAAAAAAGGAAAAGCCAAAGAGAAATTGAAACAAATCATAGAGATTTCAAACAAATTATGA
- the tsaE gene encoding tRNA (adenosine(37)-N6)-threonylcarbamoyltransferase complex ATPase subunit type 1 TsaE — MIDYQLKLDELHTLVKEISEKFQNGVIILKGDLASGKTTFVKALALHLGVDDDVTSPTFSLQQCYGNRIFHYDIYNHGIEHFISLGMLEELDRDGLHLVEWGDDRLVDILESAGIKTLTITIGKLDNNSRNYKVDYAHA, encoded by the coding sequence ATGATAGATTATCAACTAAAATTAGATGAACTTCACACTTTAGTGAAGGAAATTAGCGAAAAATTTCAAAATGGAGTCATTATTTTAAAAGGTGACTTAGCATCTGGTAAGACAACATTTGTAAAAGCTTTAGCTTTGCATCTAGGTGTAGATGATGATGTGACTTCTCCTACATTTTCTCTGCAGCAATGCTATGGAAATAGAATTTTTCACTATGATATTTATAATCATGGTATAGAACATTTTATATCTTTAGGTATGTTAGAAGAGTTAGACAGAGATGGACTTCATTTAGTAGAGTGGGGTGATGACAGACTTGTTGATATCTTAGAGTCTGCAGGTATAAAAACATTAACGATTACAATTGGAAAACTAGATAATAATAGTAGAAATTATAAGGTAGATTATGCACACGCTTAA